The Candidatus Methylomirabilota bacterium DNA segment GTGCGGGTGCTCCTCGATCAGCGGGCCGGTGAGCGCCGCCGCTCTTCCAGCTCGGCTCCCGAGGCCGAGCGCCGGCAGGGTGACCGCCGTCAAGCCCGCCATGTCGACGACCTCCTCCGGGTCCTGGGCTGGGCCATCGTGCTGCAGGACGTCTCTGAGCCCCGGCGCCCGTCCACCCGCTGACCGCCCTCGCCGGCATCGTCTTTGCTCCGTAGCGCAAACGCACGGAAAGGAGGACCCCCCGTGATTGGCAGCCTGATCTTCGGTGCCCTGCTCGGCGGTGCAGCCGTCTGGTTCTACCGCGACCAGATGAGAGCGTACCTCGACGACAAGACCCGCTCCGCCCGCACCCGCGCGGCGGACACCCTGCAAGCGGCTTCCGAGAACTTGCAGGGCTCGAAGGAGACGATGGAGGGCGGGCTCGGCAAGGAGCGCCGGATCCGCTGACCGACGCGCTCAGGTTCCTGTCGACCCGAAGCCGCCACTGCCGCGCCCGCTCGGCGGGAGTTCCTCGCTCTCGCCGAGCTGGGCACGCTCCACTCGCTGGATGACGAGCTGGGCGATGCGCGTGCCCCGTTCGAAGGTCACCGGCGCCGCATCGTGGTTCACCAGGAGCACCTGGATCTCGCCGCGGTAGCCGGCATCGATCAGCCCGGGCGCATTGAGCACGGTGACGCCGTGCCGGAGCGCCACCCCCGAGCGCGGCAGCACGTATCCCGCATAGCCGGCCGGGATGGCGACGGCGATCCCGGTGGGGACGAGGGCGCGGGCGCCGGGCGCCAGCGTGACTTGGGACGCCGCCAGCAGGTCCAGACCGGCGTCGTCGGGGTGGGCGTACGTGGGCAGCGGCAGGTCGGGATCGAGACGGCGGACCGGCACGCGGACCAGGTCAGAGCCTCCCTCGTTGGGATTTGGCGCGGCGGATAGTAGCATGGTCAGCCGTGTCCGACGCCCTGACCGGCATGACGGTCGTCGACCTCGCCACCTTCCTCGCCGCCCCGATGTGCGCGACATTGCTCGGGGAGTTCGGCGCCGAGGTCATCAAAGTCGAGCAGCCGGGCGGCGGCGACGACCTGCGCCGGCTGGGGCGGGCGGTCGCTCCCGATGCCTCTTCTTACTGGTGGTTCGTCGAGGCCCGCAACAAGAAGTCCATCACCTGCAACCTGCGCTCGCCGGAAG contains these protein-coding regions:
- the dut gene encoding dUTP diphosphatase, coding for MLLSAAPNPNEGGSDLVRVPVRRLDPDLPLPTYAHPDDAGLDLLAASQVTLAPGARALVPTGIAVAIPAGYAGYVLPRSGVALRHGVTVLNAPGLIDAGYRGEIQVLLVNHDAAPVTFERGTRIAQLVIQRVERAQLGESEELPPSGRGSGGFGSTGT